A genome region from Amblyraja radiata isolate CabotCenter1 chromosome 2, sAmbRad1.1.pri, whole genome shotgun sequence includes the following:
- the tmem170b gene encoding transmembrane protein 170B, which produces MPGPREEQRQRLEQRQQLQGLEQRLGLEQRQQLLGLEQRQQLQGLGLQQLQQQQRRRRLHGQRAMPASGYSINLTVQQVLSLWAHGTLQHFTEMWYWVFLWALFSSLFLHGAVGLLMFVMLQRHKQGRVISVAAVVVGFLASITGGMITSAAVAGVYRVAGKTMVPLEALVFGAGQTVLTVVISFSRILATL; this is translated from the exons ATGCCGGGCCCCCGGGAGGAGCAGAGACAGAGGCTGGAGCAGAGGCAGCAGCTACAGGGGCTGGAGCAGAGACTGGGGCTGGAGCAGAGGCAGCAGCTACTGGGGCTGGAGCAGAGGCAGCAGctacaggggctggggctgcagcagctacagcagcagcagcggcggcggcggctacACGGACAGCGGGCCATGCCAGCCAGCGGCTACTCCATCAACCTGACCGTACAGCAAGTCCTCAGCCTGTGGGCGCACGGAACCCTGCAGCACTTCACCG AGATGTGGTACTGGGTCTTCCTCTGGGCGCTCTTCTCCTCGCTCTTCCTGCACGGAGCCGTTGGCCTCCTGATGTTCGTCATGCTCCAGAGGCACAAGCAGGGCAGAGTCATCTCAGTGGCGGCCGTGGTGGTGGGCTTCCTAGCGTCCATCACCGGAGGAATGATCACAA GCGCGGCGGTGGCTGGAGTGTACCGAGTGGCTGGGAAGACCATGGTGCCTCTCGAAGCTCTGGTCTTTGGGGCCGGACAGACTGTACTCACCGTGGTCATCTCGTTCTCCCGGATCCTCGCCACCCTATAA